A region of Anaeromicrobium sediminis DNA encodes the following proteins:
- a CDS encoding FAD-binding oxidoreductase translates to MPLNREQIVEGIVNILGPEKVITDEQVLKESSIDRYRKYEDICGVYTQPIPAAVVNVESTEEVSKVLKFANENIINVVPRTGRSATEGGLETAVENSIVVDGSGMNKIIKVDIYNMQATAQCGVSLEELENNLREQGYTTGHSPQSKPLAQMGGLVATRSIGQFSTLYGGIEDMLVGVEAVFPNGKITRIKNVPRRAAGPDIRHIIMGNEGALCYITEVTVKIFKYMPENNLLYGYTLENMKTGFEILREVMVQGYKPSVARLYDPEDGAYHFSHFSDGKCVLIFMAEGPKGVAEATGSAIEEIVGRYDECKRVDTKLIKRWFDNLNWDPAKVAEERVEIAETQNLGFTTEVSGNWDIINDIYEVCVERIRNEIPDITLVGGHSSHSYINGTNMYFVYYYNLVDIKPEEEISKYHDPIQDIIVEETLKAGGSMCHHHGVGKHRTHFIKEEYESSYYMLETLKKAFDPNGIMNMGTIIPIKK, encoded by the coding sequence ATGCCATTAAATAGAGAACAAATTGTAGAGGGGATAGTTAACATCTTAGGACCAGAGAAGGTCATTACAGACGAGCAGGTATTAAAAGAGAGTAGTATTGACCGTTATAGAAAATATGAAGATATCTGTGGTGTATATACACAGCCTATTCCCGCAGCAGTAGTAAATGTTGAAAGTACAGAAGAAGTATCAAAAGTTTTAAAATTTGCTAATGAAAACATTATTAATGTAGTGCCAAGAACTGGCCGTTCAGCAACAGAAGGGGGATTAGAAACTGCGGTAGAAAATTCAATTGTAGTTGATGGTTCAGGAATGAACAAAATAATTAAAGTTGATATATATAATATGCAAGCAACTGCCCAGTGTGGTGTTTCACTAGAAGAACTTGAAAACAACCTACGTGAACAAGGATATACAACAGGTCATTCTCCTCAATCAAAACCACTTGCTCAAATGGGTGGATTAGTTGCAACAAGAAGTATTGGGCAATTTTCAACACTATATGGTGGAATTGAAGATATGCTAGTAGGTGTAGAAGCTGTATTCCCTAATGGTAAAATTACTAGAATCAAAAATGTACCTAGAAGAGCAGCTGGACCAGATATCAGACATATTATTATGGGGAACGAAGGTGCACTTTGTTATATAACAGAAGTTACAGTGAAAATATTTAAATATATGCCTGAAAATAATTTATTATATGGATATACATTAGAAAACATGAAGACAGGTTTTGAAATTCTTCGTGAAGTAATGGTTCAAGGTTACAAACCATCAGTTGCTCGTTTATATGACCCGGAAGATGGGGCATATCATTTTTCACATTTTTCAGATGGCAAATGTGTATTAATATTTATGGCTGAGGGGCCAAAGGGTGTAGCAGAAGCCACTGGATCTGCAATAGAAGAAATAGTAGGAAGATACGATGAGTGTAAGAGGGTTGATACTAAATTAATTAAAAGATGGTTTGACAATTTGAATTGGGACCCAGCAAAAGTTGCTGAAGAAAGGGTTGAAATCGCAGAAACACAAAATCTTGGATTTACGACAGAGGTTTCGGGAAACTGGGATATTATTAATGATATCTATGAAGTTTGCGTTGAAAGAATTCGTAATGAAATCCCAGATATTACATTAGTAGGTGGACATTCATCTCATAGTTACATAAATGGAACCAATATGTACTTCGTATACTACTATAACCTTGTTGATATTAAACCAGAAGAAGAAATTTCGAAATATCATGATCCAATTCAGGATATAATTGTTGAAGAAACTCTAAAAGCTGGCGGGTCTATGTGCCATCATCATGGTGTAGGAAAACATAGAACACATTTCATAAAAGAAGAATATGAATCCTCATATTACATGCTTGAAACATTAAAGAAAGCATTTGATCCAAATGGCATTATGAACATGGGAACTATTATCCCTATTAAAAAATAA
- a CDS encoding FGGY-family carbohydrate kinase: MKKKYIIGVDGGSQSSKVVIFDLEGNIICEGKEPLKPMSLPEPGIVEHPEDDLWDSIVVASKKAMDSFTGEVEDIIGMGLCTIRFCRVLLKEDGTLAQPAMSWMDRRVSRPYEHVNPSVKYVTTTSGYITHRFSGEFNDTAANYQGMWPMNTDTWQWIEDEDEFNQFNIPREMLFNLQMPGTILGYVTEEAAEATGIPMGIPVVATANDKAVEALGAGLLGENTALISLGTYIASMVPGHENPKGTTHFWTNFASTPNNYLYESNGIRRGMWTVSWFKDILGEDIVYKAEVLGISPEEYLNRQAKEVPAGSDGLMTVLDWLAPANEPYKKGLMIGFDGRHTGAHMYRSILEAIALTMKNRVDEMCSELNIELENIIISGGGSNSELFMQIFTDVFGLPARRNVVNGSASLGSAICVAVAVGEYDSYERAIEKMVKIRDGFQPKEENTHLYKRMNDEVFKDITKYTDEILKKSYPIFN, encoded by the coding sequence ATGAAGAAGAAGTATATTATAGGTGTTGATGGTGGATCTCAAAGTTCAAAGGTTGTAATCTTTGATCTTGAAGGAAATATCATTTGTGAAGGGAAAGAACCTTTAAAACCAATGAGCTTACCCGAGCCAGGAATAGTAGAACATCCTGAGGATGATTTATGGGATTCTATTGTAGTGGCTAGTAAGAAGGCCATGGATTCTTTTACTGGAGAGGTTGAAGATATTATAGGCATGGGATTATGTACAATTCGTTTTTGTCGTGTTTTATTAAAAGAAGATGGTACATTAGCACAACCGGCAATGAGCTGGATGGATAGGAGAGTATCCAGGCCTTATGAACATGTAAATCCTTCTGTTAAGTATGTTACCACTACGTCAGGGTATATTACTCACAGATTTAGTGGGGAATTTAATGATACAGCTGCAAATTATCAAGGTATGTGGCCTATGAATACAGATACATGGCAATGGATTGAAGATGAAGATGAATTTAACCAGTTTAACATTCCTAGGGAAATGTTATTTAATTTACAGATGCCTGGAACTATTTTAGGCTATGTAACAGAAGAAGCAGCTGAGGCAACAGGTATTCCCATGGGTATCCCTGTAGTTGCAACTGCCAATGATAAAGCAGTTGAAGCATTAGGGGCTGGTTTATTAGGTGAAAATACTGCACTTATTTCTCTAGGTACATATATTGCATCCATGGTACCAGGTCACGAAAATCCAAAGGGAACTACTCATTTTTGGACCAATTTTGCATCAACTCCTAATAATTACCTATATGAAAGCAATGGAATTCGTAGAGGTATGTGGACAGTAAGTTGGTTTAAAGATATTTTAGGTGAGGATATTGTATATAAAGCTGAAGTTCTAGGCATTTCTCCAGAAGAATATCTAAATAGGCAAGCAAAAGAAGTTCCTGCTGGTAGTGATGGTTTAATGACGGTTTTAGACTGGTTAGCGCCTGCAAATGAGCCTTATAAAAAGGGGTTAATGATAGGTTTTGATGGACGACATACAGGAGCTCATATGTATAGATCTATTTTAGAGGCCATAGCACTAACTATGAAAAATCGTGTTGATGAAATGTGCTCTGAATTAAATATTGAACTTGAAAATATAATTATTTCAGGTGGTGGATCAAATAGTGAATTATTTATGCAAATATTCACTGATGTATTTGGTCTCCCAGCCAGGAGGAATGTAGTGAACGGTTCTGCTAGTTTAGGTTCAGCCATATGTGTAGCTGTTGCAGTGGGAGAATATGATAGTTATGAAAGAGCCATTGAAAAAATGGTGAAAATCAGAGATGGATTTCAGCCAAAGGAAGAAAATACTCATTTATATAAGAGAATGAATGATGAAGTCTTTAAAGATATTACTAAGTATACTGACGAAATTTTAAAGAAATCATATCCAATATTTAACTAA
- a CDS encoding SDR family NAD(P)-dependent oxidoreductase: protein MSSITDFSMDYFSLRGKNAIVTGGNTGLGRAFALALAKGGANLFIPSIMEDDGTTRELIENEGVKMEFMKIDITKEGSAKKVIDGCVEVLGSVDILVNSAGICKIAEVQEFGRKEWDPMININLTAAFELSYEAAKIMIPQRSGKIINICSMFSFLGGQWSPAYAATKHGLAGFTKAYCDELAQYNIQVNGIAPGYYATEITTQTRSNPETNKRVLDHIPANRWGETLDLMGTTVFLASKASDYVNGHILAVDGGYLVR, encoded by the coding sequence ATGAGTAGTATTACAGATTTTTCAATGGATTATTTTTCATTAAGGGGTAAGAATGCCATTGTAACAGGTGGAAATACTGGACTGGGGAGAGCATTTGCTTTAGCACTGGCAAAGGGTGGTGCCAATCTATTTATCCCGAGTATTATGGAAGATGACGGCACAACAAGAGAGTTAATCGAAAATGAAGGCGTAAAAATGGAATTTATGAAAATAGATATTACTAAAGAAGGATCAGCTAAAAAAGTTATTGATGGTTGTGTGGAAGTTCTTGGTTCTGTAGATATTTTAGTCAATAGTGCAGGTATTTGTAAAATTGCTGAAGTACAGGAATTTGGAAGAAAAGAATGGGATCCAATGATTAATATTAACTTAACTGCAGCCTTTGAATTAAGTTATGAAGCAGCAAAAATAATGATTCCACAAAGGAGTGGTAAAATTATCAATATATGCTCAATGTTTTCATTCTTAGGAGGTCAGTGGTCACCAGCTTATGCAGCAACAAAACATGGATTAGCTGGATTTACAAAGGCTTATTGTGACGAACTTGCACAATATAATATTCAAGTAAATGGTATTGCACCAGGTTATTATGCAACTGAAATTACAACTCAAACAAGAAGTAATCCTGAAACAAACAAAAGAGTACTTGATCATATTCCTGCAAACCGTTGGGGCGAGACTTTAGATTTAATGGGAACTACAGTTTTCTTAGCCAGTAAAGCTTCTGACTATGTAAATGGACATATATTAGCGGTAGATGGTGGATACTTAGTAAGATAA
- a CDS encoding BCCT family transporter, with the protein MITESKTNKIRSLVFFPAFLLLILAIFLNFANPEAFLRVTTAAKNFMTVQCGWMFSLAGVACLMAVVLAYFSPLGEIRVGGSKAEPLLNKGSWFAVTLTTTIASGIMFWGTAEPIWHIAYPPKGIEPMSAAAAKFAMETLFLHWTFVPYAFYTVPTIVFAFAYYNMKKPFSVGSQISPILGNIDQGKVDKWVDAIILFAIGTGIASSFATSVMNMGGGINALTGINNDKTVWIIVTVATTALFTLASGSGLFKGIKFLAKFNVYLYYTIIAALVILGPTVYIFSLGTEAFGGFLSGIFDKALFTGAAASDSWATGWTTFYWTNWMAWAPVTAVFLARISYGYKMKEVIMMNFFIPAGFGALWMTIVGGTAINFQMTGRVDLLAVMNEQGSGAAGYAVLNELPFAGLLMIIYLVAVVVTFATATDSTTNAMASICTTGITEADQEAPLYLKVLWGAIVGTMAVIFLGTFGVDGIKMLSYLGGFPALVLGVLSLISLVFIMKRPEKFDVVSNEENENQCL; encoded by the coding sequence ATGATTACAGAATCAAAAACCAATAAAATTAGATCTTTGGTATTTTTCCCAGCATTCCTTTTATTGATATTAGCAATCTTTTTGAATTTTGCCAATCCAGAAGCTTTTCTAAGAGTAACTACAGCTGCAAAAAACTTTATGACAGTGCAGTGTGGATGGATGTTCAGTTTAGCTGGAGTTGCATGTTTGATGGCTGTTGTTTTAGCATATTTTTCACCGTTAGGCGAGATTAGGGTAGGGGGTTCTAAGGCAGAACCACTATTAAATAAAGGGTCTTGGTTTGCTGTTACATTAACAACGACAATTGCATCTGGAATTATGTTTTGGGGTACCGCTGAACCTATTTGGCATATTGCATATCCTCCAAAGGGTATTGAACCTATGTCCGCAGCAGCGGCTAAATTTGCTATGGAGACTTTATTTCTTCATTGGACATTTGTTCCTTATGCATTCTATACGGTTCCTACAATTGTATTTGCCTTTGCCTATTACAACATGAAGAAGCCTTTCAGTGTAGGATCACAAATATCTCCTATTCTTGGAAATATTGATCAAGGAAAAGTTGATAAATGGGTAGATGCTATAATCCTTTTTGCAATAGGGACTGGAATTGCATCTTCATTTGCCACATCTGTTATGAACATGGGTGGTGGAATTAATGCATTAACGGGCATAAATAATGATAAAACTGTATGGATTATTGTTACAGTTGCTACGACAGCGTTATTTACTCTTGCTTCAGGTAGTGGATTGTTTAAAGGTATTAAATTTTTAGCAAAATTCAATGTGTATCTATACTACACTATTATCGCAGCACTAGTAATTTTAGGGCCAACAGTATATATATTTAGTCTAGGAACCGAAGCATTTGGTGGCTTCTTATCAGGTATCTTTGACAAAGCATTGTTCACTGGTGCCGCTGCATCAGATTCATGGGCAACAGGTTGGACTACTTTTTACTGGACCAATTGGATGGCATGGGCGCCTGTTACTGCAGTATTTTTAGCAAGGATTTCATATGGATACAAAATGAAAGAAGTTATCATGATGAATTTCTTCATCCCAGCAGGTTTTGGTGCACTGTGGATGACAATTGTAGGTGGAACTGCGATCAATTTCCAAATGACTGGAAGGGTAGACCTTTTAGCAGTAATGAATGAGCAAGGCTCTGGCGCAGCTGGTTATGCTGTACTTAATGAGTTACCATTTGCTGGGTTATTAATGATAATTTATCTTGTTGCGGTAGTTGTGACTTTTGCAACAGCAACAGATTCCACAACTAATGCAATGGCTAGTATATGTACAACAGGAATTACAGAAGCTGACCAAGAAGCACCGCTATATTTGAAAGTTCTTTGGGGTGCAATTGTTGGTACAATGGCTGTAATATTCTTAGGAACATTTGGAGTAGATGGAATTAAGATGTTATCTTATCTTGGTGGATTCCCAGCCCTTGTTTTAGGCGTTCTTAGTTTGATTTCATTAGTATTCATTATGAAGAGACCAGAAAAATTTGATGTTGTTTCTAATGAAGAAAATGAAAATCAATGTTTATAG
- a CDS encoding BCCT family transporter, whose translation MKSFVVLNYLIKGGIIIRKSEGNRIKPIVFFPAFILLVISVVLSFVNYESFLKVTTIAKNFMTIQCGWMFSLAGVACLVVVTLAYFSPLANVKIGGPDAKPLLKKSSWFSITLCTTIAAGILFWGTAEPIWHIAYPPKGIEPMSPASAKFAMETLFLHWTFIPYAFYAVPTIVFAFAYYNMNRSFSVGSEMSPIIPKHHQHKFNTMVDAIILFAVAAAISASFGTSVMNMGGGINALFGIDNNKALWIVITLIGTTAFIISSGTGLFKGIKILSDLNVYLYYIIIAAIVFLGPTVYMFSLGTESFGGFLSGFFDKALFTGAAANDTWATGWTTFYWSNWMAWAPVTAVFLARISYGYTVKEVITMNFIIPSAFSAIWMTVLGGTSINLQMSGKVDILAIMNDQGSAAAGYAVLGSLPFSELLIGIYLIAVIISFTTATDSTTNAMASICTSGITEGAQEAPLYIKVTWGVIVGAVALIFIATLGIDGIKMLSYLGGFPALFLGVLSIISLIHIMGKPEKFNVHGQIDKECNHNN comes from the coding sequence ATGAAATCGTTTGTAGTACTAAATTACTTAATCAAAGGGGGTATTATTATAAGAAAGTCAGAAGGGAATCGTATCAAACCTATTGTTTTTTTCCCGGCATTTATATTGCTGGTCATATCAGTTGTTCTTAGTTTTGTAAACTATGAGTCTTTCTTGAAAGTGACAACCATAGCTAAAAATTTCATGACAATTCAGTGTGGATGGATGTTTAGTTTAGCTGGAGTTGCATGTTTAGTCGTCGTTACTCTAGCATATTTTTCACCATTGGCGAATGTGAAAATAGGTGGACCTGATGCAAAACCTTTACTAAAAAAATCATCCTGGTTTTCTATAACCTTGTGTACAACTATTGCAGCAGGAATTCTATTTTGGGGAACAGCTGAACCTATTTGGCATATTGCATATCCTCCAAAGGGTATTGAACCCATGTCTCCTGCATCAGCCAAATTTGCTATGGAAACCCTATTTCTTCATTGGACATTCATACCTTACGCATTTTATGCTGTTCCTACTATTGTATTTGCCTTTGCTTATTATAATATGAACAGGTCATTTAGTGTAGGTTCTGAAATGTCACCTATCATTCCAAAGCATCACCAACATAAATTTAATACCATGGTAGATGCAATTATTTTATTTGCAGTTGCAGCTGCTATTTCTGCATCTTTTGGCACTTCTGTTATGAATATGGGTGGTGGAATCAATGCCTTATTTGGTATTGATAATAATAAAGCCCTATGGATTGTTATAACACTAATTGGAACTACTGCATTTATCATATCTTCAGGTACAGGCCTTTTCAAAGGAATTAAGATATTATCAGATTTAAATGTATATCTATACTATATAATAATTGCAGCAATTGTATTTCTTGGTCCCACAGTATATATGTTTAGTCTAGGGACGGAATCATTTGGTGGCTTCTTATCAGGCTTCTTTGACAAAGCATTATTTACAGGAGCTGCTGCCAATGATACATGGGCAACAGGATGGACTACTTTTTATTGGTCAAACTGGATGGCATGGGCACCTGTTACTGCAGTATTTTTAGCAAGGATTTCCTACGGATACACCGTAAAAGAAGTAATAACAATGAATTTCATAATTCCTAGCGCTTTCAGCGCAATTTGGATGACAGTTTTAGGAGGTACATCTATTAACTTGCAAATGTCAGGAAAAGTAGACATCCTTGCAATTATGAACGATCAAGGGTCTGCAGCAGCAGGATATGCCGTATTGGGTAGTTTACCATTTTCTGAATTATTAATAGGAATTTATTTAATTGCCGTAATTATTTCATTTACAACGGCAACTGACTCCACCACCAATGCCATGGCAAGTATTTGTACAAGTGGTATAACAGAAGGTGCACAGGAAGCACCCCTATATATTAAGGTTACTTGGGGAGTTATCGTGGGTGCAGTGGCGTTGATTTTCATTGCAACCCTTGGAATAGATGGAATCAAGATGCTTTCATATTTAGGAGGATTCCCAGCCCTATTCTTAGGAGTTTTAAGTATTATTTCCTTGATTCACATTATGGGCAAGCCCGAAAAATTTAATGTCCATGGACAAATAGATAAAGAATGTAATCACAATAACTAG
- a CDS encoding glycerol-3-phosphate responsive antiterminator, with protein sequence MSNNLYEILEDNPIIPGVKDDPGLESVLTSDCKIVFILYGNILNIGEIVKKIKDSGKMAFVNVDLLEGVSHREIVIQYLKKHTEADGILSGKASMLKAAKAQGFFTIHRLFLIDSMSFHNLDRQVEISKPDCIEILPGWPKVISWVAEKSHMPIIAGGLVCDKDDVIAALKAGATAISSTNVGVWSM encoded by the coding sequence ATGAGTAATAACTTATATGAAATATTAGAAGATAATCCTATAATTCCTGGCGTGAAAGATGATCCAGGTCTAGAGTCAGTATTAACTTCCGACTGCAAAATTGTTTTTATACTATATGGTAATATATTAAATATTGGTGAGATTGTGAAGAAGATAAAAGATAGTGGGAAAATGGCATTTGTAAATGTGGACCTACTTGAAGGCGTTTCACATAGGGAAATCGTTATTCAGTACTTGAAGAAACATACTGAGGCAGATGGTATTTTGAGTGGTAAAGCATCTATGCTAAAGGCAGCTAAGGCTCAGGGATTTTTTACAATCCATAGATTGTTTTTAATTGATTCAATGTCTTTTCATAATCTTGATAGGCAAGTTGAAATTTCTAAGCCAGATTGTATAGAGATTTTACCTGGTTGGCCAAAGGTAATTTCTTGGGTTGCTGAGAAAAGTCATATGCCTATAATTGCTGGTGGATTAGTTTGTGATAAAGACGATGTTATTGCTGCACTAAAAGCTGGTGCTACTGCCATTTCTTCCACTAATGTAGGCGTATGGTCAATGTAG
- a CDS encoding sensor histidine kinase: MNINKNHKGINKEFSNQILLGMISILLIPILLIILLMTQQMSYHKKMESFISNYGKEITDVVANNINYFISNDESNKFSIKDIDWDKLIPDDTDNIYIIVDIKRNLIYRSKGFELDSNHIKQILNSHNYAIKNNGYNDDQFIFVTSEISKDGQVLGTLIILSKDVNLSSNYKQFQLFSILGLLIGVIISFKLLYKVSDSIISRYVSINDSYKKVNHEKEIYLEKYLRSEKLVTMGRFASGIAHEIGNPLSSIISSTQILKKYELSEEEKTDYYDKILNDSKKIDLLIKEFLDFRKYKDEAKIKVNINDIICESIDNISDNKKNHKVELIMDLSKSLPHIIADKSRISMAFTNIIQNAYQSIHDKGFIHIRTLKFEDGIRIRIRDSGHGIKEEDMKKIFDPFFTTKDVGKGFGLGLFICMQIIHSHNGTISVHSNYGEGTIFTIDLNLDKEGSGEKENTNC, from the coding sequence ATGAATATAAATAAAAACCATAAAGGTATAAATAAAGAATTTTCCAATCAAATATTATTAGGTATGATTAGTATTTTACTTATTCCTATATTATTGATTATCCTTTTAATGACTCAGCAAATGTCTTATCACAAAAAAATGGAAAGTTTCATAAGTAACTATGGAAAAGAAATAACTGATGTTGTGGCTAACAATATTAATTATTTTATTTCCAATGATGAAAGTAATAAGTTTTCTATAAAAGATATTGATTGGGATAAGCTTATCCCTGATGATACAGATAATATTTACATTATTGTGGATATTAAAAGAAACCTTATATATAGGTCAAAGGGTTTTGAGTTAGACTCTAATCATATTAAACAAATACTCAACTCTCATAATTATGCTATTAAAAATAATGGGTATAATGATGATCAGTTTATATTTGTAACATCTGAAATTTCTAAAGATGGACAAGTTTTAGGTACTTTAATCATCCTTTCTAAGGATGTTAATTTAAGTTCTAATTACAAGCAGTTTCAACTTTTTTCAATTTTAGGTTTACTTATCGGAGTTATTATCTCTTTTAAGTTGTTGTATAAGGTATCTGATTCCATTATTTCTCGGTATGTTTCCATTAATGACAGCTATAAAAAGGTTAATCATGAAAAGGAAATATATTTAGAAAAATATTTGCGTTCTGAGAAATTAGTTACCATGGGAAGATTTGCATCTGGTATTGCCCATGAAATTGGTAATCCGCTATCCTCTATTATTAGCTCTACACAAATATTGAAAAAGTATGAATTAAGTGAAGAAGAAAAAACTGATTATTATGACAAGATACTAAATGATTCTAAGAAAATTGATCTGCTAATTAAAGAGTTCTTAGATTTTAGAAAATACAAAGATGAAGCTAAGATAAAAGTAAATATTAATGATATTATATGTGAGTCTATTGATAACATTTCTGATAATAAAAAAAATCATAAGGTGGAATTAATTATGGATTTATCAAAGAGTTTACCCCATATAATTGCTGATAAAAGCCGAATTAGTATGGCTTTTACAAATATTATCCAAAATGCTTATCAGTCTATTCATGATAAGGGTTTCATTCATATTAGAACTTTAAAGTTTGAAGATGGTATACGCATTCGAATTAGAGATTCGGGCCATGGTATCAAAGAAGAAGATATGAAAAAAATATTTGATCCTTTCTTTACTACTAAAGATGTGGGTAAGGGATTTGGTCTAGGATTATTTATATGTATGCAAATTATTCATTCTCATAATGGTACTATTTCAGTTCATAGTAACTATGGAGAAGGGACAATTTTTACCATTGATCTAAACTTAGATAAGGAGGGATCTGGTGAAAAGGAGAATACTAATTGTTGA
- a CDS encoding sigma-54-dependent transcriptional regulator, translating to MKRRILIVEDEMNLKQNLSFIFEKEGFEVTSASDGSVAKELITSNIYEIILCDIRLPNVNGLELIRLKKEIDYDGKFIIMTAYGTIESAVEAIKLGAEEYITKPFVNDDIIRIVNRLLHIQRLENENEKFKTKIKKRYELKKNIIGSSCAMQEVFNKVNKVSKVHTSVLITGENGTGKELIARAIHSYSDRASEPFLPVNCAAIPENLFESEFFGHEKGAFTGATEEKKGMFQIADGGTIFLDEISEIPLHMQVKLLRVLQENVVRRVGGSNLYPFSTRIISSSNRNLEQMVEDGLFRQDLYYRIKIVEIKLPPLRKRQNDILLLIDHFIEKYAKLFKRNINTITEEAIEFLRSYSWPGNVRELEHVVQSAIVLADDETLRINDFINMFNETKSKIKIAIPDDTFDLKNVLSQVKMQAEKEMIERALTKANGNRTKAAQILGISHRNILYKLQEYNIVCKEDDL from the coding sequence GTGAAAAGGAGAATACTAATTGTTGAAGATGAAATGAATTTAAAACAAAATTTATCATTTATTTTTGAAAAAGAAGGATTTGAAGTAACCTCTGCAAGTGATGGATCTGTGGCTAAGGAACTAATTACTAGTAATATTTATGAAATCATTTTATGTGATATAAGATTACCTAATGTTAATGGTCTTGAATTAATAAGGCTTAAAAAAGAAATTGATTATGATGGCAAGTTCATCATTATGACAGCCTATGGAACTATTGAGTCTGCTGTTGAAGCAATAAAACTTGGGGCTGAGGAATACATAACAAAACCCTTCGTCAACGATGATATTATTAGAATTGTTAATCGCTTATTACACATCCAGAGATTAGAAAATGAAAATGAGAAATTTAAAACCAAGATAAAGAAGAGATATGAATTAAAGAAAAATATTATTGGTTCTAGTTGTGCTATGCAGGAAGTCTTTAATAAGGTGAATAAAGTTTCAAAGGTACATACTTCTGTTTTAATAACTGGTGAAAATGGTACGGGAAAAGAATTGATTGCAAGGGCTATCCATTCTTACAGTGATAGAGCATCTGAGCCTTTTCTTCCTGTTAATTGTGCTGCCATTCCTGAAAATTTATTTGAATCGGAATTTTTCGGCCATGAAAAAGGAGCATTTACTGGAGCCACGGAAGAAAAAAAAGGCATGTTTCAAATTGCTGATGGAGGTACTATTTTCTTAGATGAAATTAGTGAAATACCCCTACATATGCAGGTTAAACTTCTTAGAGTTTTACAAGAAAATGTGGTAAGGCGAGTAGGTGGATCAAATTTGTATCCCTTTAGTACTCGTATTATTTCATCCTCTAATCGGAATCTAGAACAAATGGTTGAAGATGGTCTATTTAGACAGGATTTATATTACAGAATTAAAATTGTTGAAATCAAATTACCCCCTCTTAGAAAACGACAAAATGACATTTTGTTGTTGATTGATCACTTTATAGAAAAGTATGCAAAATTATTTAAACGTAATATCAATACTATTACGGAGGAAGCCATTGAATTTTTACGCAGTTATAGTTGGCCTGGAAATGTTAGGGAGTTAGAACATGTTGTACAGTCTGCTATTGTATTAGCTGATGATGAAACTCTAAGAATAAATGACTTTATAAATATGTTTAATGAAACAAAGAGCAAAATCAAAATTGCTATTCCTGATGATACCTTTGACCTTAAGAATGTTCTATCTCAAGTAAAGATGCAAGCTGAAAAGGAAATGATTGAACGTGCCTTAACTAAAGCTAATGGTAATCGAACTAAAGCTGCTCAAATATTAGGTATCAGCCATAGAAATATTTTATATAAACTCCAAGAATATAATATTGTTTGTAAGGAAGATGATTTATGA